The Balaenoptera musculus isolate JJ_BM4_2016_0621 chromosome 5, mBalMus1.pri.v3, whole genome shotgun sequence region ttttcttaatttttagcaCACTAGTATTATGAAGATcaatatttttgtcattatttacaACATGTAAAATCTGTCATCTTCAAGATCTTTGGATTAGATTATCTTCTTTCCAAAATGGTTTTAAAggagcaaataaatgaatgcagtGAATTAACACAATCTATTCTGGGCCTGGGATTCTATCTGTTTTTCATAAAACgcaatttaattttcacaaggtGAGTATGCACAGCTCTTAGTAACACTGGATGCAGTGCCTGCCCAGCAGGGTGCATCTCCTACAGGAGTAAAACCTAAGTATCAGAAGttaagattttaataaatatttggtccAATCTACtattaaagccaaaaaaaaaaaaaagataacacaaaTTTTGGAAAAGTCTAGGAGGCTTAAATTATCTAATCAATCAAGGTTTTTTCCTACatacctcttttattttttttaaataaatttatttatttatttttggctgtgttgggtcttcattgctgcgcacgggctttctctagttacagtgagcgggggctactcttagttgcagtgcgcgggcttctcattgtggtggcttctcttgctgcggagcacgggctttaggcacacgggctcagtagttgtggctcacagattctagagcgcaggctcagtagttgtggcgcaggggcttagttgctccgcggcatgtgggatcttcccagaccagggctcaaacccgtgtcccttgcattggcaggcagattcttagccactgcgccaccagggaagtcccttacatATCTCCTTCATTTTCAAGTGTTTCTTTTCTAGAATTCCTTAGCAAAAGATAGGTCAAAACCTAAATTCAGAATAGAATTTTCTCCACTGAAAGGCAAAGCTAAAAAAGGGTTttaaatgggaattccctggtggtccagtggttaggactgtaagcttccaatgctgggggctcaggttcgatccttggtcaggggactaagatccagCAAACCGCGCGGCAaggccaagaaaataaaataattaattaatttaatctagattgtggtaatggttgcaaaactttttttaaaaagggggggggggccgTCAcatcctgcctgcctgccatTAGCTGCACGGGGTGgagtgtcactccaggaccttgcttcagacatctAAGCTCGCCCTATCCATGagaccattgatgtctctgttgctgactctgggctctttcttggGTCTCGAAGCTGGGCCGgtacaggccttgtaggcctgcggggtgcagcccaacaactGGTGGAGCAGCCAGGGGACCGAGGAAACTCCAATATAGGAAGCCCATCCCCTCAAGTTGGTTATGACTTAAAGCAATTTGGCAAACTATACCTGCCTGTAGAGctgaaacatatttattttctctctgcctggtccATCCAGAAATTGGAGACTCTTGGGTTCCAGGTAGCCTTATCAGATTTCTACCTTGAGTACTGAAAATTAAGAAAGGAGGTTTTTTTTGGagctgggcaagatggcggaagagtaagacgtggagatcaccttccttcccacagatacagtagaaatacatctacacgtggaactgctcctacagaacacccactgaacgctggcagaaaacgtcagaactcccaaaaggcaagaaaatccccacgtacttgggtagggcaaaagaaaaaagaaataacagagacaaaagaatagggacgggccctgcaccagtgggagggagctgtgaaggaggaaaggtgtccacacactaggaagccccttcgcgggcggagacggcgggtggcggagggggaagcttcggggccacagaggagagcgcagccacagtggtgcggagggcaaagcggagagactcccgcacggaggagcggcgccgagcagcactcaccagcccgagaggcttgtctgctcagccgccggggcgggcggggctgggagctgaggctcgggtttcggtcggatcgcagggagaggactggggttggcggcgtgaacacagcctgaaggggttagtgcaccacagctagccgggatggagtccgggaaaagtctgcagctgccgaagaggcaaaagactttttcttacctctttgtttcctggtgcgcgaggggaggggattcagagcgccgcctaaacgagctccagagacgggcgcgagccgcagctgtcagcacggaccccagagacgggcatgagacgctaaggctgctgctgccgccaccaataagcctgtgtgcgagcacaggtcactctccacaccgccccttccgggagccggtgcagaccaccactgccagggtcccatgatcccgggacaacttccccgggagaacgcacggcgcgcctcgggctgctgcaacgtcacgacgcctctgacgccgcaggctcgccccgcctcctccgtaccgctccctccccccggcctgagtgagccagagcccccgaagcagctgctcctttaatcccgtcctgtctgagcgggcaatagacgccctcaggcgacctacacgcagaggcgggtccagatccaaagctgaaccctgggagctgtgtgaacaaggaagagaaagggaaatctctcccagcagcctcagaagcagcggattaaagctccacaaacaatttgatgtgcctgcatctgttgaacacctgaatagacaatgaatcatcccaaattcaggaggtggactttgggagcaggatatattaatttttccccttttcctttttttgtgagtgtatatgtgtatgcttctgggtgagattttgtctgcatagctttgctttcaccattagtcctcgggttaggtccgtccgtttttttttttttttttacttaaaaaaattttttttcctaataaatgttttcttaataattttttccttaatttctatttttagaaattaaaaaaaaatttttaataagttttttcatattttttattttaaaaaataaaaaactttttttcttaataaattttttcttatttttttcttattttttattataaaaaattaataaatctatttttaaaaattaaaaaaaaattttcttaataaatttattcttaataatttttttcttattttttattataatagctttattttattttattttatcctctttctttctttctatttttttctcccttttattctgagccgtgtggatgaaaggctcttggtgctccagccaggcatcagggctgtgcctctgaggtgggagagccaacttcaggaccctggtccacaagagacctcccagctccacgtaataccaaacggcgaaactctctcagagatctccatctcaacatcaagacccagcttcattcaacgaccagcaagctacagtgctggacaccctatgccaaacaactagcaagacaggaacacagccccatccattagcagagaggctgcctaaaatcataataaggccacagacaccccaaaacacaccaccagacgtggacgtgcccaccagaaagacaagatccaacctcatccaccagaacacaggcaatagtcccctccaccaggaagcctacacaacccactgaacaaaccttagccaggggacagataccaaaaacaacgggaactatgaacctgcagcctgtgaaaaggagaccccaaacatagtaagataagcaaaatgagaagacaaaaaaacacacagcaggtgaaggagcagggtcaaaacacacaagacctaataaatgaagaggaaataggcagtctacctgaaaaagaattcagaataatgatagtaaagatgatccaaaatcttggaaatagaatagacaaaatgcaagaaacatttaacaaggacgtagaagaactaaagaggaaccaagcaatgatgaaaaacacaataaatgaaattaaaaatactctagatgggatcaatagcagaataactgaggcagaacagataagtgacctggaagataaaatagtggaaataactactgcagagcagaataaagaaagaagaatgaaaagaactgaggacagtctcagagacctctgggacaacattaaatgcaccaacattcgaattataggggtcccagaagaagaagagaaaaagaaagggactgagaaaatatttgaagagactatagttgaaaacttccctaatatgggaaaggaaatagttaatcaagtcctggaagcacagagagtctcatacaggataaatccaaggagaaacacgccaagacacatattaatcaaactatcaaaaattaaatataaagaaaacatattaaaagcagcaagggaaaaacaacaaataacacacaagggaatccccataaggttaagagctgatctttcagcagaaactctgcaagccagaagggagtggcaggatatacttaaagtgatgaaggagaaaaacctacaaccaaggttactctacccagcaaggatctcattcagatgtgatggagaaagtaaaacctttacagacaagcaaaagctgagagagttcagcaccaccaaaccagctttacaacaaatgctaaaggaacttctctaggcaagaaacacaagagaaggaaaacacctacaataacaaacccaaaatatttaagaaaatgggaataggaacatacatatcgataattaccttaaatgtaaatggattaaatgctcccaccaaaagacacagactggctgaatggatacaaaaagaagacccatatatatgctgtctacaagagacccacttcagacctagagacacatacagactgaaagtgaggggatggaaaaagatattccatgcaaatggaaatcaaaacaaagctggagtagcaattctcatatcagacaaaatagactttaaaataaggactattacaagagacaaagaaggacactatataatgatcaagggatcgatccaagaggaagttataacaattgtaaatatttgtgcacccaacataggagcacctcaatacataaggcaaatactaacagccataaaaggggaaatcaacagcaacacaatcatagtaggggactttaacaccccactttcaccaatggacagataatccaaagtgaaaataaataaggaaacacaagctttaaatgatacattaaacaagatggacttaattgatatttataggacattccacccaaaaacaacagaatacacatttttctcaagtgctcatggaacattctccaggatagatcatatcttgggtcacaaatcaagccttggtaaatttaagaaaattgaaatcgtatcaagtatcttttctgaccacaatgctatgagactagctatcaattacaggaaaagatctgtaaaaaatacaaacacatggaggctacacaatacactacttaataacgaagtgatcactgaagaaatcaagggggaaatcaaaaaatacctagaaacaaatgacaatggagacacgaccatccaaaacctaagggatgcagcaaaagcagttctaagagggaagtttataccaatacaagcctacatcaagaaacaggaaacatctcgaataaacaacctaaccttgcacctaaagcaattagagaaagaagaacaaaaaatccccaaagttagcagaaggaaagaaatcataaagatcagatcagaaataaatgaaaaaaaaatgaaggaaacaatagcaaaaatcaatgaaactaaaagctggttcttcgagaagataaacaaaattgataaaccattagccagactcatcaagagaaaaagggagaagactcaaatcaatagaattagaaatgaaaaaggagaagtaatcactgacactgcagaaatacaaacgatcatgagagattactacaagcaactctatgccaataaaatggacaacttggaagaaatggacagattcttagaaatgcacaacctaccgagactgaaccaggaagaaatagaaaatatgaacagaccaatcacaagcactgaaattgaaactgtgattaaaaatcttccaacaggggagGAGCGGCAGCGGCCAGGCAGCCCAGCTTCGCGAAGGCTCTCGGCGCGCCGCGGCCCGCAGGCACCCGGCACGCGCCCGCCCCGCCGCCACGATGCCCAAGAGGAAGGTCAGTTCCGCCGAGGGGGCGGCGAAGGAGGAGCCCAAGAGGAGATCGGCGAGGTTGTCAGCTAAACCAGCTCCTGCAAAAGTGGAAACGAAGCCAAAAAAGGCGGCAGGAAAGGATAAATCTTCTGACAAAAAAGtgcaaacaaaagggaaaaggggagcaaAGGGAAAACAGGCTGAAGTGGCTAACCAAGAGACTAAAGAAGACTTACCTGcagaaaatggagaaactaaaaatGAGGAGAGCCCAGCTTCTgatgaagcaggagagaaagaagccaagtcTGATTAATATCACACACCTGGTCCTATCAGTGGTCCCTGTTTCCCTTCTTGTACAATCCAGAGGAATATTTTTATCAACTATTTTGTAAATGCAAGTTTTTTAGTAgctctagaaacatttttaaaaaggaaggaatccCACCTCatcccattttttaagtgtaaatgcttttttttaagaggtgaaatcatttgctggttgtttattttttggtacaACCAGAAAATAGTGGGATATTGAATATGGGAGGCTTTGATTGTCTTGGGTGTCAGCTTAACATTCCACAGATGGAGGGTAGCTTTTATATCCTATAATACAAAGCATACTAAATGGCAGTTTGGAGTCAGTTGTGCATTTAATGTCTTAAACACTTTAAATTACTTCTCTTCCCACGTTATTTTTGGTAGAATTGTTTCCTAAAGCAAACCACTCACCCCTTGATCTTGGCTCTCCTGGGCACAATTTTGTGCACTCTGTAACAACTTTGGTCGTGGTAGTCCAGTTCTTCTAGTAACTGTTAATGTGCTGTGAACGATTGACAATTTGAGTATGTAGTATATATGATATTAAATTGTGAATTAGTGGGACTTACGATGTAACAGCATatcaatatttgaagatattggtACTTGATATCCTGCGAAGGAAAATTTGCCCCCAAATTTTAAGCTGGAAAGTCACTGGAATAACTGTTCAGAAAAGAATCACAACTACATGATTTTTTAGGTTTTTGGTACGTATGTTGAGAATTGTGTACAAATTGAAATGTCTGTGTActgatcctcaaaacaaccaaTAAAATCTCAATTATGAAAGAATTTCTTGAAGCACATGAATTAAGTTGtggtttaaatttcattttaaagaattttcacatttcttccaaagtcaataaaattttggaagagtggaaaaaaaaaaaaaaaaaaaaaatcttccaacaaacaaaagcccaggaccagatggcttcacaggcgaattctatcaaacatttagagaagagctaacacctatccttctcaaactcttccaaaatattgcagagggaggaacactccccaactcattctacgaggccaccatcaccctgataccaaaaccagacaaagatgtcacaaagaaagaaaactacaggccaatatcactgatgaacatagacgcaaaaatcctcagcaaaatactagcaaacagaatccaacagcacattaaaaggatcatacaccatgatcaagtggggtttatcccaggaatgcaaggattcttcaatatacgcaaatcaatcaacgtgatacatcatattaaccaattgaaggagaaaaaccatatgatcatctcaatagatgtagagaaagctttcgacaaaattcaacacccatttatgataaaagccctgcagaaagtaggcatagagggaactttcctcaacataataaaggccatatatgacaaacccacagccaacattgtcctcaatggtgaaaaactgaaaccatttccactaagatcaggaacaagacaaggttgcccactctcaccactattattcaacatagttttggaagtgttagccacagcaatcagagaagaaaaagaaataaaaggaatccaaatcggaaaagaagaagtaaagctgtcactgtttgcagatgacatgatactatacataaagaatcctaaagatgctaccagaaaactcctagagctaatcaatgaatttggtaaagtagcaggatacaaaattaatgcacagaaatctcttgcattcctatatactaatgatgaaaaatctgaaagtgaaattaagaaaacactcccgtttaccattgcaacaaaaagaataaaatatctaggaataaacctacctaaggagacaaaagacctgtatacagaaaattataggacactgatgaaagaaattaaagatgatacaaatagatggagagatataccatgttcttggattggaagaatcaacattgtgaaaatgactctattacccaaagcaatctacagattcaatgcaatccttatcaaattaccactggcatttttcacagaactagaacaaaaaatttcacaatttgtatggagacacaaaagaccccgaatagccaaagcaatcttgagaacgaaaaatggagctgggggaatcaggctccctgacttcagactatattacaaagctacagtaatcaagacagtttggtactggcacaaaaacagaaatatatatcaatggaacaggatagaaagcccagagataaacccacgcacatatggtcaccttatcttcgataaaggaggcaagcatatacagtggagaaaagacagcctcttcaataagtggtgctgggaaaattggacaggtacatgtaaaagtatgaaattagaacactccctgacaccatacacaaaaataaactcaaaatggattaaagacctaagtgtaaggccagacactatcaaactcttagaggaaaacataggcagaacactctatgacataaatcacagcaagatcctttttgacccagcccctagagaagtggaaataaaaacacaaataaacaaatgggacctaatgaaacttaaaagcttttgcacagcaaaggaaaccataaacaagaccaaaagacaaccatcagaatgggagaaaatatttgcaaatgaagcaactgacaaaggattaatctccaagatttacaagcagctcatgcagctcaataacaaaaaaaaaacaacccaatccaaaaatgggcagaagacctaaatagacatttctccaaagaagatatacagatggccaacagacacatgaaagaatgctctacatcattaatcattagagaaatgcaaatcaaaactacaatgagatatctcacaccggtcagaatggccatcatcaaaaaatctagaaacaataaatgctggagagggtgtggagaaaagggaaccctcttgcactgttggtgggaatgtaaattgatacagccactatggagaacagtatggaggttccttaaaaaactaaaaatagaactaccatatgacccagcaatcccactactgggcatataccctgagaaaaccataattcaaaaagagtcatgtagcaaaatgttcattgcagctctatttacaatagccaggacacggaagcaacctaagtgtccatcatcggatgaatggataaagaagatgtggcacatatatacaatggaatattactcagccataaaaagaaatgaaatggaggtatttgtaatgaggtggatggagttagagtctgtcatacagagtgaagtaggtcagaaagagaaaaacaaatacagtatgctaacacatatatatggaatctaagaaaaaaaaaaaaaagggtcatgaagaacctagtggccagacgggaataaagacacagacctactagagaatggacttgaggatatggggagggggaggggggagatgtgacagggtgagagagtgtcatggacatatatacactaccaaatgtaaaatagatagctagtgggaagcagccgcatagcacagggagatcagctcggtgctttgtgaccacctagaggggtgggatagg contains the following coding sequences:
- the LOC118896181 gene encoding non-histone chromosomal protein HMG-14, with translation MPKRKVSSAEGAAKEEPKRRSARLSAKPAPAKVETKPKKAAGKDKSSDKKVQTKGKRGAKGKQAEVANQETKEDLPAENGETKNEESPASDEAGEKEAKSD